In Georgenia soli, a genomic segment contains:
- a CDS encoding YchJ family protein, translating to MAGVPLPADDTRCPCLSGETYGECCGRLHTGLVAGGPFAPTAEALMRSRYSAFATGDAAYLLATWHPSTRPDSLDLDDGVTWNRLDVLRTEGGGPFDDTGLVEFVAHHRSALGRERLHEVSRFVREGGRWYYLEGDHPSP from the coding sequence ATGGCGGGCGTGCCTCTCCCTGCCGACGACACCCGCTGCCCGTGCCTGTCCGGCGAGACCTACGGGGAGTGCTGCGGCCGCCTCCACACCGGCCTCGTCGCCGGCGGCCCGTTCGCCCCGACGGCGGAGGCGCTCATGCGCTCGCGCTACAGCGCGTTCGCGACCGGCGACGCCGCCTACCTGCTCGCGACGTGGCACCCCAGCACCCGGCCGGACAGCCTCGACCTCGACGACGGCGTCACCTGGAACCGCCTGGACGTCCTCCGCACCGAGGGCGGCGGCCCGTTCGACGACACGGGCTTGGTCGAGTTCGTCGCCCACCACCGCTCCGCCCTCGGGCGCGAGCGGCTGCACGAGGTCAGCCGGTTCGTGCGCGAGGGCGGTCGTTGGTACTACCTCGAGGGCGACCACCCGTCGCCGTGA
- a CDS encoding ester cyclase, translating to MDERTEMFRRAMDALWNGGDLDACDELFAEHCMFHDPTFPHDGVTGLKEFVRDLRVAQPDLHLDVQDVVTTEDKTAYRFTCAATASNEFRGLPATGRTYVMNGMGMSKWEGDRIVEDWSVYDMLGVLQQIGLVPERITHEASAGGA from the coding sequence ATGGACGAGCGCACCGAGATGTTCCGGCGCGCGATGGATGCGCTGTGGAACGGGGGAGACCTCGACGCCTGTGACGAGCTCTTCGCGGAGCACTGCATGTTCCACGACCCCACGTTCCCGCACGACGGCGTGACGGGTCTGAAGGAGTTCGTGCGCGACCTGAGGGTCGCCCAGCCGGACCTGCACCTCGACGTGCAGGACGTCGTGACCACCGAGGACAAGACGGCCTACCGGTTCACGTGCGCCGCGACCGCGTCGAACGAGTTCCGCGGGCTGCCGGCGACCGGCCGCACGTACGTCATGAACGGCATGGGCATGAGCAAGTGGGAGGGGGACCGCATCGTCGAGGACTGGTCGGTCTACGACATGCTCGGCGTCCTCCAGCAGATCGGCCTCGTGCCCGAGAGGATCACGCACGAGGCGAGCGCCGGCGGCGCCTAG
- a CDS encoding M18 family aminopeptidase yields the protein MPDPADHIADLADFITASPSSYHAAAEVARRLDAAGFTRLDEAAGWEPSGRSYVVRDGAVVAWVRPRTAGPTTPFRILGAHTDSPGFKLKPHPTITAHGWLQAGVEVYGGPLLNSWLDRELELAGRLVDRHGREHLTRTGPFLRIPQLAIHLDRTVNDKGLALDPQRHTAPVFGVGPQGDVLARLAEDAGLRAEDVAGYDILTADTQAPRRFGLDDSLLAAGRMDNLLSVHAGLVALVGAPDDAAHVSVLAAFDHEELGSESRSGASGPFLDDVLTRLSGGTQEELRRAYAGSWCLSADTGHGIHPNYPERHDPVNRPTLGGGPLLKINAKQRYATDAHGAALWARACEAAGVPWQEFVSNNAVPCGSTIGPLTATRLGIRTVDVGVPLLSMHSARELAHVDDVAALTAATGAFFAGA from the coding sequence ATGCCAGATCCTGCTGACCACATCGCCGATCTCGCCGACTTCATCACCGCCTCCCCGTCCTCGTACCACGCGGCCGCGGAGGTGGCGCGGCGCCTCGACGCGGCCGGGTTCACGCGTCTCGACGAGGCGGCCGGGTGGGAGCCGTCCGGGCGCAGCTACGTCGTGCGCGACGGCGCCGTCGTCGCGTGGGTGAGGCCGAGGACGGCGGGGCCCACCACGCCCTTCCGGATCCTCGGCGCGCACACCGACTCCCCCGGCTTCAAGCTCAAGCCGCACCCGACGATCACCGCGCACGGCTGGCTGCAGGCCGGCGTCGAGGTCTACGGCGGGCCCCTGCTCAACTCCTGGCTCGACCGGGAGCTCGAGCTGGCGGGGCGCCTCGTGGACCGTCACGGCCGCGAGCACCTGACGAGGACCGGCCCGTTCCTGCGCATCCCGCAGCTGGCGATCCATCTCGACCGGACGGTCAACGACAAGGGCCTCGCCCTCGACCCGCAGCGGCACACCGCCCCGGTCTTCGGGGTCGGGCCGCAGGGGGACGTCCTCGCCCGGCTGGCCGAGGACGCCGGCCTACGCGCCGAGGACGTCGCCGGGTACGACATCCTCACCGCCGACACGCAGGCGCCGCGCCGCTTCGGGCTCGACGACTCCCTGCTCGCGGCGGGGCGCATGGACAACCTCCTCTCCGTGCACGCGGGCCTGGTCGCGCTCGTCGGGGCGCCCGACGACGCCGCGCACGTCAGCGTGCTGGCCGCGTTCGACCACGAGGAGCTGGGTTCGGAGTCACGGTCCGGGGCCTCCGGCCCGTTCCTCGACGACGTCCTCACCCGCCTCTCGGGCGGCACGCAGGAGGAGCTGCGCCGCGCCTACGCGGGTTCGTGGTGCCTCTCGGCCGACACCGGCCACGGGATTCACCCGAACTACCCCGAGCGCCACGACCCGGTGAACCGCCCGACGCTGGGTGGCGGGCCGCTGCTGAAGATCAACGCCAAGCAGCGCTACGCCACGGACGCGCACGGCGCGGCGCTGTGGGCGCGCGCGTGCGAGGCGGCCGGGGTGCCGTGGCAGGAGTTCGTGTCGAACAACGCCGTCCCGTGCGGGTCGACGATCGGGCCGCTCACGGCCACGCGACTCGGCATCCGCACGGTCGACGTCGGGGTGCCGCTGCTGTCGATGCACTCGGCCCGCGAGCTCGCGCACGTGGACGACGTGGCTGCGTTGACCGCCGCCACCGGGGCCTTCTTCGCCGGCGCCTGA
- a CDS encoding CPBP family intramembrane glutamic endopeptidase, which yields MELGKAAAAMETGPENSVRPFFARHAVLLFYVLVLALVLLLGVLVNAFLGVTGTGTAPSTPADLSPAMYGVAVLAGPASYTLAAVLTTTLAFGAAGLRDLGARLIRWRVGVRWYAAALLTAPVLMTTTLLALSLTSNAFLPGIITPEDRASLLVAGLVAGLLAGFFEEIAWTGFAAHEIGRRHGVLVTGLLVALPWFVLHLPLWVPADTGTVPRALSVAAIVPWFLAYRVLMVWVYTHTRSVLLAILMHVPITASGFILASPAMVGVPDVVYNLILGAALWILVAAATAADRRTPAARRGPDRSGVPLEGGGPRRGTREP from the coding sequence GTGGAGCTCGGAAAGGCGGCCGCCGCCATGGAGACAGGGCCAGAAAATTCCGTCCGTCCTTTCTTCGCGAGGCACGCGGTGCTGCTCTTCTACGTCCTGGTACTCGCGCTCGTGCTCCTCCTCGGAGTACTCGTCAACGCCTTCCTCGGCGTAACCGGCACCGGCACTGCACCCTCGACCCCCGCAGACCTGTCGCCGGCCATGTACGGCGTCGCGGTCCTGGCAGGTCCCGCGAGCTACACCCTCGCGGCCGTCCTGACGACCACCCTCGCCTTCGGCGCCGCCGGCCTGCGCGACCTGGGCGCTCGGCTGATCCGGTGGCGGGTGGGCGTCCGCTGGTACGCGGCCGCCCTGCTGACCGCGCCGGTCCTCATGACGACGACGCTCCTGGCGTTGTCGCTCACCTCGAACGCCTTCCTCCCCGGCATCATCACGCCGGAGGACCGGGCGAGCCTGCTGGTGGCCGGACTGGTGGCAGGCCTGCTCGCCGGCTTCTTCGAGGAGATCGCCTGGACGGGGTTCGCGGCGCACGAGATCGGCCGGCGGCACGGGGTGCTGGTGACCGGCCTCCTCGTGGCCCTGCCGTGGTTCGTGCTGCACCTGCCGCTCTGGGTACCGGCCGACACCGGGACCGTCCCGCGGGCTCTCTCCGTCGCCGCGATCGTCCCCTGGTTCCTGGCCTACCGGGTGCTCATGGTGTGGGTCTACACCCACACCCGGAGCGTGCTGCTGGCGATCCTCATGCACGTGCCGATCACCGCCAGCGGGTTCATCCTCGCCTCCCCGGCGATGGTCGGCGTACCCGACGTGGTCTACAACCTCATCCTCGGCGCGGCGCTGTGGATCCTCGTGGCGGCGGCCACGGCGGCCGACCGCAGGACGCCCGCCGCACGGCGGGGTCCGGATCGGTCCGGCGTGCCGCTCGAGGGCGGCGGACCGCGACGAGGCACGCGCGAACCTTAG
- a CDS encoding DNA polymerase IV, producing MSDGARPWVLHVDLDQFIAAVEILRRPELAGLPVIVGGRGDPTERAVVSTASYEAREFGVGSGMPLKTAVRKVPDAVFLPVDAPAYEAASEQVMAALRDLGGVVVEVLGWDEAFLGVRTADPEALARRAQAAVLAATELHCSVGIGDNKVRAKIATGFGKPRGIFRLTAENWFEVMGDRPTRELWGVGAKVSKRLADHGIRTVAELAAAPREELVGEFGPRMGLWYSELGHGVGPAVVDDSPWVARAHSRETTYQHNLTTREQVSAAVRELAEQVFEDTAREGRPVFRVTLKVRYAPFVTKVVGKKLPEPTSRREDVLAAAAALADRLDGDREVRLLGVRAEMVMPEEDHVERTPVRGRL from the coding sequence ATGAGCGACGGCGCCAGACCATGGGTGCTGCACGTGGACCTCGACCAGTTCATCGCCGCGGTGGAGATCCTGCGCAGGCCCGAGCTTGCCGGCTTGCCCGTCATCGTCGGGGGCCGGGGCGACCCCACGGAACGTGCGGTCGTCTCCACGGCGTCGTACGAGGCGCGGGAGTTCGGCGTGGGGTCCGGGATGCCGCTGAAGACGGCGGTCCGCAAGGTGCCGGACGCCGTGTTCCTGCCGGTCGACGCCCCGGCCTACGAGGCCGCGTCCGAGCAGGTGATGGCGGCGCTGCGGGACCTCGGCGGCGTCGTCGTCGAGGTCCTCGGCTGGGACGAGGCGTTCCTCGGGGTGCGCACCGCGGACCCCGAGGCGCTGGCGCGGCGTGCGCAGGCGGCGGTCCTCGCCGCCACGGAGCTGCACTGCTCCGTGGGGATCGGCGACAACAAGGTGCGCGCGAAGATCGCTACGGGGTTCGGCAAGCCGCGCGGGATCTTCCGGCTCACCGCGGAGAACTGGTTCGAGGTGATGGGGGACCGGCCCACGCGGGAGCTGTGGGGCGTGGGCGCGAAGGTCTCCAAGCGTCTGGCGGACCACGGCATCCGCACGGTGGCGGAGCTGGCGGCGGCCCCGCGCGAGGAGCTCGTCGGGGAGTTCGGTCCGCGCATGGGGCTCTGGTACAGCGAGCTCGGGCACGGCGTCGGGCCGGCAGTGGTCGACGACAGCCCGTGGGTCGCCCGCGCCCACAGCCGTGAGACCACGTACCAGCACAACCTCACGACGCGGGAGCAGGTGAGCGCGGCGGTCCGCGAGCTCGCCGAGCAGGTCTTCGAGGACACCGCACGCGAGGGCCGGCCGGTCTTTCGTGTGACGCTGAAGGTCCGCTACGCACCTTTTGTGACGAAGGTGGTCGGGAAGAAGCTGCCCGAGCCGACGAGCCGCCGCGAGGACGTCCTCGCCGCGGCCGCGGCGCTCGCGGACCGCCTCGACGGCGACCGCGAGGTCCGGCTGCTCGGCGTCCGGGCCGAGATGGTGATGCCGGAGGAGGACCACGTCGAGCGCACCCCGGTGCGGGGGCGTCTGTAG
- a CDS encoding NAD(P)-dependent alcohol dehydrogenase, producing MAAKQDVAENTDGGTVTAGTLRAVVHEEYGPAEVLRLAQVPRPQPADGEVLVQVRAAGLDRGAWHVMTGEPYLGRLAFGLRRPKNPVLGMELAGTVVALGRGVSRFAVGDEVYGVGRGSFAELAVAKEGQLARKPQTLSFEEAAVVPVSAATALQGLVEVGRVRAGQHVLVTGASGGVGSYAVQIAKALGAEVTGVAGPAKQDYVRGLGADHVLDRTREDPADGTRRYDLVLDIAGRPPLRALRRALAPRGTAVLVGGEGGGKLTGGMNRQLRAVLLSMFVRQRLAMFVSIVRAPALERLSELVESGLVMPSLTGTYPLDRAPEAMRDLVAGRVRGKVAIVPGDGGL from the coding sequence ATGGCCGCGAAGCAGGACGTCGCTGAGAACACGGACGGCGGGACGGTGACCGCGGGCACGCTGCGCGCGGTCGTGCACGAGGAGTACGGCCCCGCGGAGGTGCTCCGGCTGGCGCAGGTCCCGCGCCCGCAGCCCGCGGACGGCGAGGTGCTCGTCCAGGTCCGCGCCGCCGGTCTCGACCGGGGCGCGTGGCACGTGATGACCGGGGAGCCGTACCTCGGCCGCCTCGCCTTCGGGCTCCGCCGGCCGAAGAACCCGGTCCTCGGGATGGAGCTGGCCGGCACGGTGGTCGCGCTCGGGCGGGGCGTGAGCCGGTTCGCCGTCGGCGACGAGGTGTACGGCGTGGGGAGGGGGAGCTTCGCCGAGCTCGCCGTGGCCAAGGAGGGGCAGCTGGCCCGCAAGCCCCAGACGCTGAGCTTCGAGGAGGCGGCCGTCGTCCCGGTCTCGGCCGCCACGGCGCTGCAGGGCCTGGTCGAGGTGGGCCGTGTCCGCGCCGGGCAGCACGTTCTCGTCACCGGGGCCTCCGGCGGCGTGGGCAGCTACGCCGTGCAGATCGCCAAGGCCCTGGGCGCCGAGGTCACGGGCGTGGCCGGCCCCGCGAAGCAGGACTACGTGCGCGGGCTCGGTGCCGACCACGTCCTCGACCGCACCCGCGAGGACCCCGCCGACGGCACGCGCCGGTACGACCTCGTCCTCGACATCGCCGGCCGGCCGCCCCTCCGGGCGCTGCGCCGGGCCCTGGCACCGCGGGGCACGGCCGTGCTGGTCGGCGGCGAGGGCGGCGGGAAGCTGACCGGCGGCATGAACCGTCAGCTGCGGGCGGTGCTCCTGTCGATGTTCGTGCGTCAGCGGCTGGCGATGTTCGTCAGCATCGTGCGCGCCCCGGCGCTCGAGCGGCTGAGCGAGCTCGTCGAGAGCGGGCTCGTGATGCCCTCGCTCACCGGGACCTACCCGCTGGACCGGGCGCCGGAGGCGATGCGGGACCTCGTCGCCGGGCGCGTGCGGGGCAAGGTGGCGATCGTCCCGGGCGACGGAGGGCTGTAG
- a CDS encoding TetR/AcrR family transcriptional regulator: MAQPEPAGSARAPLSRERVLRQAMTIADERGLEALTMRSLATALDVRPMSLYHHVASKSAILDGVVDVVFGEMELPSPDGDWREELRRRTSSARLVLRRHSWAIALLESRATPGPATLRHHEAVLATLRSAGFSVEMTGHAYALLDAFLYGFAVQEAGLPFTGTETPPEVASSIAAQFDPGEYPHLVEYATQRVLQPGYDFGDEFEFGLDVVLDSLARLLPDDGAGPRR; this comes from the coding sequence TTGGCCCAGCCGGAACCCGCCGGGAGCGCACGAGCACCGCTGAGCCGCGAGCGGGTGCTCCGGCAGGCGATGACCATCGCCGACGAGCGCGGACTCGAGGCTCTCACCATGCGCTCCCTGGCGACCGCGCTGGACGTCCGGCCGATGTCGCTGTACCACCACGTCGCCAGCAAGAGCGCGATCCTGGACGGCGTCGTCGACGTGGTCTTCGGCGAGATGGAGCTCCCCTCGCCCGACGGGGACTGGCGCGAGGAGCTGCGGCGCCGCACGTCGTCGGCCCGGCTCGTGCTCCGGCGGCACTCCTGGGCGATCGCGCTGCTCGAGTCACGCGCGACCCCGGGGCCCGCCACGCTGCGCCACCACGAGGCCGTGCTCGCCACGCTGCGGTCGGCCGGCTTCTCGGTGGAGATGACCGGGCACGCCTACGCCCTGCTCGACGCCTTCCTCTACGGCTTCGCGGTCCAGGAGGCCGGCCTGCCCTTCACCGGCACGGAGACGCCGCCGGAGGTGGCGAGCTCGATCGCCGCGCAGTTCGACCCCGGCGAGTACCCGCACCTGGTGGAGTACGCCACGCAGCGCGTCCTGCAGCCCGGCTACGACTTCGGGGACGAGTTCGAGTTCGGCCTCGACGTCGTCCTGGACTCCCTGGCGCGGCTCCTTCCCGACGACGGAGCCGGGCCTCGCCGCTGA
- a CDS encoding MFS transporter, with translation MSTDLPSPARGVMPWAVVAGVVLVALSLRGPIVAPAPVIGDIRADLGLSATTAGLLTSLPVLCFALATPLATRVIRRAGAELAVVACLLGVLAGTIVRSAGPAWAVFLGTVVIGAAITIGNIVVPVVIRRDVHWRRTSTVTAVYTAALNVGSMITSLGTAPLAAMVGWRGALATWGIFAALGAAYWMWLARRRTAAAAAADAAAATAAPARATGTAGADGKAPTGRAEQPPAAITARTSQRVNRIGWLLLVAFCGQSFSYYAVTAWLPTLLADTRGLDPAASGATASLFQIAAIAGSFGVPLIATRAPAWVPVAVIGGFWVALPLGLLVAPEAFTTWAIVGGIAQGGGFTAILSIIARVARTDREAASVSARVQAGGYVAATFAAPLAGALNSATGGWTAPLLLVTVTTLTFSVGGVGAALLARQRPGRQPADPD, from the coding sequence ATGTCGACCGATCTGCCGTCCCCGGCACGGGGAGTGATGCCCTGGGCCGTCGTCGCCGGAGTCGTGCTCGTGGCACTGAGCCTGCGGGGGCCGATCGTGGCACCCGCCCCGGTGATCGGCGACATCCGCGCCGACCTCGGCCTCTCCGCCACCACCGCCGGGCTGCTCACGAGCCTGCCGGTGCTCTGCTTCGCCCTCGCCACCCCGCTCGCGACGCGCGTGATCCGGCGCGCGGGAGCGGAGCTCGCCGTCGTCGCGTGCCTCCTCGGGGTGCTTGCGGGGACGATCGTCCGCTCCGCCGGCCCGGCGTGGGCGGTGTTCCTCGGCACGGTGGTCATCGGGGCGGCGATCACCATCGGGAACATCGTCGTGCCGGTGGTGATCCGCCGGGACGTGCACTGGCGGCGCACCTCGACGGTGACGGCCGTGTACACCGCGGCCCTCAACGTCGGCTCGATGATCACCTCCCTCGGCACGGCGCCGCTCGCCGCGATGGTCGGGTGGCGCGGGGCGCTGGCCACCTGGGGGATCTTCGCGGCCCTCGGCGCCGCGTACTGGATGTGGCTCGCCCGCCGGCGGACCGCCGCCGCGGCAGCCGCCGACGCTGCGGCCGCCACCGCCGCCCCGGCCCGAGCGACCGGCACGGCCGGCGCAGACGGGAAGGCACCCACCGGCCGGGCCGAGCAGCCGCCGGCCGCGATCACGGCACGGACGTCCCAGCGGGTGAACCGGATCGGCTGGCTCCTGCTCGTGGCCTTCTGCGGCCAGTCGTTCTCCTACTACGCCGTCACCGCCTGGCTCCCGACGCTGCTCGCCGACACCCGCGGCCTCGACCCCGCCGCCTCCGGCGCCACCGCCTCGCTGTTCCAGATCGCCGCCATCGCCGGGTCGTTCGGCGTGCCGCTCATCGCCACCCGCGCCCCTGCCTGGGTCCCCGTCGCCGTGATCGGCGGCTTCTGGGTGGCGCTGCCGCTGGGCCTCCTCGTCGCGCCCGAGGCCTTCACGACGTGGGCGATCGTCGGTGGCATCGCCCAGGGAGGTGGCTTCACCGCGATCCTGTCGATCATCGCCCGGGTCGCCCGCACCGACCGTGAGGCCGCCTCCGTGTCCGCGCGCGTCCAGGCCGGCGGCTACGTGGCGGCGACCTTCGCCGCTCCGCTGGCGGGGGCCCTCAACTCGGCCACCGGCGGCTGGACCGCCCCGCTGCTCCTGGTCACGGTCACCACGCTCACCTTCTCGGTGGGCGGTGTCGGCGCCGCGCTGCTCGCGCGGCAGCGGCCCGGCCGCCAGCCGGCCGACCCGGACTGA
- a CDS encoding very short patch repair endonuclease: protein MTSTRVPPHPGASSAAVSRRMSVAARRDTGCELLLRRRLHAAGMRYRVNYPVPGNRRRTIDIAFTRARVAVFVDGCFWHGCPEHGTQPRANAAWWSQKLAANQARDADTTALLEAVGWSVVRVWEHDDPAEAARLVIDAVRARRPAG from the coding sequence ATGACGAGCACACGCGTCCCGCCCCACCCGGGGGCGTCCTCGGCCGCGGTCTCGCGGCGGATGTCCGTCGCCGCGCGGCGGGACACCGGGTGCGAGCTGCTGCTGCGCCGCCGTCTCCATGCGGCGGGGATGCGGTACCGGGTGAACTACCCGGTCCCCGGCAACCGGCGCCGGACCATCGACATCGCGTTCACCCGCGCGCGGGTCGCGGTGTTCGTCGACGGCTGCTTCTGGCACGGCTGCCCGGAGCACGGGACCCAGCCGCGCGCCAACGCCGCGTGGTGGTCGCAGAAGCTGGCCGCGAACCAGGCGCGCGACGCCGACACCACCGCCCTGCTCGAGGCCGTCGGCTGGTCGGTGGTGCGGGTGTGGGAGCACGACGACCCCGCCGAGGCCGCGCGGCTCGTGATCGACGCCGTCCGTGCGCGGCGGCCCGCAGGCTAG
- a CDS encoding trimeric intracellular cation channel family protein: MAADVTEQLNTVLPDVFRALDLTGVFLNGVLGGTIARQRRFDLAGFVILAIVSALGGGMLRDTLLQAGTPVALTDPYYLGTAMSGALVAFVIPLGGRWWSRTFLVGDALVLGCWAATGSTKALAAGLGVLPAVMLGVITAVGGGMIRDVVVGQPPVIFGGNTLYATSAVLASLVVIGMNGLGEQTLGMGLAIVVGAGLSILAHWRQWSLPYAPTVQLPNLRPRWRREGSAPGEDGPAPGRD, translated from the coding sequence GTGGCGGCAGACGTGACGGAGCAGCTCAACACCGTCCTCCCGGACGTGTTCCGGGCGCTCGACCTCACCGGAGTCTTCCTCAACGGCGTCCTCGGGGGCACGATCGCCCGCCAGCGGCGGTTCGACCTCGCCGGCTTCGTCATCCTCGCCATCGTCTCGGCGCTCGGCGGCGGCATGCTGCGCGACACCCTGCTCCAGGCCGGGACCCCGGTGGCCCTCACCGACCCGTACTACCTGGGCACCGCGATGTCCGGCGCGCTCGTCGCGTTCGTCATCCCGCTCGGTGGGCGGTGGTGGTCGCGCACCTTCCTCGTCGGTGACGCCCTCGTGCTCGGGTGCTGGGCCGCGACCGGCTCGACCAAGGCGCTCGCCGCCGGTCTCGGGGTGCTGCCGGCCGTGATGCTCGGCGTCATCACGGCCGTGGGCGGCGGGATGATCCGCGACGTCGTCGTCGGGCAGCCGCCCGTGATCTTCGGCGGGAACACGCTGTACGCGACGTCGGCCGTGCTCGCCTCGCTCGTGGTCATCGGCATGAACGGGCTCGGTGAGCAGACCCTCGGGATGGGACTGGCGATCGTCGTCGGCGCCGGCCTGAGCATCCTGGCCCACTGGCGCCAGTGGTCCCTGCCCTACGCGCCCACCGTGCAGCTCCCGAACCTGCGACCGCGATGGCGCCGCGAGGGTTCCGCCCCGGGCGAGGACGGTCCCGCGCCGGGCCGCGACTAG
- a CDS encoding amidohydrolase — MSAASAAEAVLDGAAGIRQWQEDLYRDLHANPELGHQETRTAGIVAQELRSLGFDVHEHVGTTGVVGVLTNGDGPVVLARADMDALPVAEATGLPYASTVRAVGTDGKEVPVMHACGHDVHVACLLGAARLMAGARSSWSGTFVALFQPAEELAEGASRMVDGGLAQLVPKPDAVLGQHVLTYPAGTVGTHAGPFLSLGQSMRVTVHGQGSHGSMPHLSVDPAVLAAMIVVRLQTVVSREINPDEFAVLTVGRIAVGTKSNIIGDHAVLELNLRAYSEETHKKMVSAIERIVRAECAASGSPKEPEFETYDNYPLTDNDPDVTARVAAAFRSHFGDAATAVGRQTASEDFSIVPRALGAPYTYWALGGTDPELYRSAAERGALATEVPGNHSPRFAPVIQPTLQTGTAAVVVAALAWLAA, encoded by the coding sequence ATGAGCGCAGCATCGGCCGCCGAGGCCGTTCTCGACGGCGCGGCCGGCATCCGGCAGTGGCAGGAGGACCTGTACCGGGACCTGCACGCGAACCCCGAGCTGGGGCACCAGGAGACGCGCACCGCGGGGATCGTCGCCCAGGAGCTGAGGTCGCTGGGGTTCGACGTGCACGAGCACGTCGGCACCACTGGCGTGGTGGGGGTCCTCACCAACGGCGACGGGCCGGTGGTGCTGGCCCGCGCGGACATGGACGCGCTGCCCGTGGCCGAGGCGACCGGCCTGCCGTACGCGAGCACGGTGCGCGCGGTCGGCACGGACGGCAAGGAGGTGCCCGTCATGCACGCCTGCGGGCACGACGTCCACGTCGCCTGCCTGCTCGGGGCGGCACGCCTGATGGCCGGCGCGAGGTCGTCCTGGTCCGGCACGTTCGTGGCGCTGTTCCAGCCCGCCGAGGAGCTCGCCGAAGGAGCCAGCCGCATGGTCGACGGCGGCCTGGCGCAGCTGGTGCCCAAGCCCGACGCGGTCCTCGGCCAGCACGTCCTGACCTACCCGGCCGGCACCGTCGGCACCCACGCCGGCCCCTTCCTCTCGCTGGGCCAGAGCATGCGGGTGACGGTGCACGGGCAGGGCAGCCACGGGTCGATGCCCCACCTCTCCGTGGACCCGGCGGTGCTGGCGGCGATGATCGTCGTCCGGCTGCAGACCGTCGTCTCCCGGGAGATCAACCCGGACGAGTTCGCCGTGCTGACGGTGGGGAGGATCGCCGTCGGCACGAAGAGCAACATCATCGGCGACCACGCCGTGCTCGAGCTGAACCTGCGTGCCTACAGCGAGGAGACGCACAAGAAGATGGTCTCCGCCATCGAACGGATCGTGCGCGCCGAGTGCGCCGCGTCGGGCTCGCCCAAGGAGCCGGAGTTCGAGACCTACGACAACTACCCGCTGACCGACAACGACCCGGACGTCACGGCCCGGGTGGCTGCGGCGTTCCGCTCGCACTTCGGTGACGCCGCCACCGCGGTGGGCCGGCAGACCGCCAGCGAGGACTTCTCCATCGTGCCGCGGGCGCTGGGCGCCCCCTACACGTACTGGGCGCTCGGCGGCACCGACCCCGAGCTCTACCGCAGCGCGGCCGAGCGCGGCGCCCTGGCGACAGAGGTCCCCGGCAACCACTCGCCCCGCTTCGCGCCGGTGATCCAGCCGACCCTGCAGACGGGCACGGCCGCCGTCGTGGTGGCCGCGCTGGCGTGGCTCGCGGCCTAG
- a CDS encoding DMT family transporter yields MAVSTDTSAPSTATPARGQPRPSDAPAAHGRNRSLGIVAIIVSTTAMGAAGVFGRMASPPGAVIGEALTLGRMLAGALGMLVILAATRRLGVLRRTRLSWSVVLGGIFLGLSLATYLSATVLTSLSLAVVLHLLGPVIATVLARVLLKEHVTELAVATLTTSVVGMMLAAGLIGGTRPPGSDEQILGIVLAAASGVLYGAALLCYRYRADMPADVRNFWNFLFGSVGAAAMVAVTRPDLSGMTATNWAWAVTFFLVCGLFALGLLVVAGKHLRSAELSALSYWEVVVALLLGAAVFGESISLLAAIGAGLVVLAALMPLAAGWHRRRQATDARAAAEVR; encoded by the coding sequence GTGGCCGTCTCTACCGACACCTCCGCGCCGTCCACCGCCACGCCCGCCCGCGGGCAGCCACGCCCGAGCGACGCTCCCGCAGCGCACGGGCGCAACCGCAGCCTCGGCATCGTCGCGATCATCGTCTCCACCACCGCCATGGGTGCGGCCGGCGTCTTCGGCCGCATGGCGTCTCCCCCCGGGGCCGTCATCGGCGAGGCCCTCACCCTCGGACGCATGCTGGCCGGCGCGCTGGGCATGCTCGTGATCCTCGCCGCCACCCGTCGGCTCGGCGTGCTGCGCCGCACCCGGCTGTCCTGGTCGGTGGTGCTGGGCGGCATCTTCCTCGGGCTGTCGCTGGCGACCTATCTTTCGGCGACCGTGCTGACGAGCCTCTCGCTCGCCGTCGTCCTGCACCTTCTCGGGCCCGTGATCGCGACGGTGCTGGCGCGCGTGCTGCTCAAGGAGCACGTCACCGAGCTGGCCGTCGCCACCCTGACCACGAGCGTCGTCGGGATGATGCTCGCGGCCGGCCTGATCGGCGGGACCAGGCCGCCGGGCTCGGACGAGCAGATCCTCGGGATCGTGCTCGCTGCGGCCTCCGGCGTCCTCTACGGCGCGGCCCTGCTGTGCTACCGCTACCGCGCGGACATGCCCGCCGACGTCCGCAACTTCTGGAACTTCCTCTTCGGCAGCGTCGGTGCCGCGGCGATGGTCGCCGTGACGCGCCCCGACCTGTCCGGCATGACGGCGACCAACTGGGCCTGGGCGGTCACGTTCTTCCTCGTCTGCGGCCTCTTCGCGCTGGGTCTGCTGGTGGTCGCGGGCAAGCACCTGCGCTCCGCCGAGCTCTCGGCGCTGTCCTACTGGGAGGTCGTGGTCGCCCTCCTGCTCGGCGCCGCGGTGTTCGGCGAGTCGATCTCGCTGCTGGCCGCGATCGGTGCCGGGCTCGTCGTCCTGGCGGCCCTCATGCCCCTGGCGGCAGGCTGGCACCGCCGTCGGCAGGCGACGGACGCGCGGGCCGCCGCAGAGGTGCGCTGA